A region of Salvia splendens isolate huo1 chromosome 17, SspV2, whole genome shotgun sequence DNA encodes the following proteins:
- the LOC121774213 gene encoding LOW QUALITY PROTEIN: polyribonucleotide nucleotidyltransferase 2, mitochondrial-like (The sequence of the model RefSeq protein was modified relative to this genomic sequence to represent the inferred CDS: deleted 4 bases in 2 codons), with protein sequence MIPNTFRRREGAPKERELLCGRLIDRPIRPLFPPGLYHEVLVMASVLSSDGKHDPDVMAASAALMLSDVPWGGPIGVIRIGRIGGQFLIVNPSMDGLCLSDLNLVYACTTDKTLMIDFQSLEISERDLEAALRFAHPEMIKYLEPQLSLAAKAGKQKKDYKLCTVSEDIYERIRSLSEDPIEAVFTDPTYGKFERGEALDNIGRDVKNILEDEGDEEGLKVLSKTVDNVRKKVCASLSIFSTEFMFLYKESNMYYLPVLHGSSIFSSGDTQVICTVTLGAPGEAQVLDSLVGPSTKRFMLHYSFPPLCTNEVGKRVGLNRREVGHGTLAEKALLAVMPPEDNCPYTVRINSEVMASDGSTSTASVCSMALMDAGIPLREHVAGLSVGLISETHPATGVIKDYRILTDILVRLTPLFNSYGCF encoded by the exons ATGATTCCAAACACATTCAGGCGGAGGGAGGGAGCTCCGAAAGAGCGTGAGCTCTTATGTGGCCGCCTCATTGATCGACCTATAAGGCCTCTTTTTCCTCCTGGACTTTACCATGAGGTTCTG GTTATGGCAAGTGTACTCTCATCTGATGGGAAGCATGATCCGGATGTAATGGCTGCGTCTGCTGCTCTGATGTTGTCAGATGTTCCTTGGGGTGGTCCTATTGGAGTGATTCGTATAGGGAGGATTGGTGGTCAATTC TTGATTGTCAATCCGAGCATGGATGGG CTTTGTCTGAGCGATCTTAACTTGGTTTATGCATGCACAACAGACAAAACATTGATGATAGATTTCCAATCACTTGAAATATCTGAAAGAGACTTGGAAGCTGCTTTAAGATTTGCTCATCCTGAGATGA TTAAATATCTCGAACCTCAACTAAGTCTGGCAGCCAAGGCTGGTAAACAGAAAAAGGATTATAAGCTATGCACAGTATCTGAGGATATTTATGAAAGAATAAGGAGCTTGTCTGAAGATCCAATTGAAGCTGTGTTTACGGACCCTACATATGGCAAG TTTGAAAGGGGTGAAGCCTTGGATAATATTGGACGGGATGTGAAAAACATACTTGAGGATGAAGGTGATGAAGAAGGTCTTAAAGTTCTATCAAAAACAGTAGATAATGTGCGGAAAAAGGTCTGTGCATCACTCTCTATCTTTAGCACAGAATTCATGTTTCTGTATAAGGAATCAAATATGTACTATCTT CCCGTGCTACATGGTTCATCTATATTTTCTAGTGGAGATACTCAGGTAA TTTGTACTGTGACTCTTGGTGCACCTGGAGAAGCTCAAGTTTTGGATTCTCTGGTTGGTCCTTCAACCAAGAGATTTATGCTTCACTACAGTTTCCCACCATTGTGCACCAATGAAGTTGGTAAGCGAGTTGGACTGAACAGGCGCGAAGTTGGACATG GTACCCTTGCCGAGAAAGCACTTCTTGCTGTAATGCCTCCCGAAGACAATTGTCCATATACTGTTCGTATCAATTCAGAAGTCATGGCCTCAGATGGATCAACATCAACGGCTTCTGTTTG TAGCATGGCCTTAATGGATGCTGGCATTCCATTGAGGGAACATGTAGCAGGTTTATCAGTGGGACTTATTAGTGAAACTCATCCTGCAACTGGTGTAATCAAGGACTACAGAATATTGACTGATATTCTCGTAAGGCTTACACCGCTGTTCAACTCATATGGGTGTTTCTGA